A stretch of Rhinoderma darwinii isolate aRhiDar2 chromosome 4, aRhiDar2.hap1, whole genome shotgun sequence DNA encodes these proteins:
- the LOC142761086 gene encoding uncharacterized protein LOC142761086, with protein sequence MYTKQLSFLLDVMQVGPTKDNLEEEQDSDETQIEEPDVALGTARSTSTPVTAEPTTVDNPVCAADEEITPRGKRRRSAKGPTRTEPRQEVDLRVLEHLEKRATETEEGTFCRALSNILKRVPISRQIRCQTALMEVVEIFATHPDPRAMHQAIEFHRRGCDASTFNSVPPAPAATAQGIQHPSYVDSMPLFSDDRSVYGMPGPSQQQYGHMQQGESVPRPHHEPAPSQSFYNL encoded by the exons atgtacaccaaacaactttcgtttcttcttgatgtaatgcaggttggccc aaccaaggataatctggaggaagaacaagactctgatgagactcaaattgaagagcctgacgtagctttggggactgctaggtccacttccactcctgtgacagcggaaccaacaacagtggataatccagtctgtgccgcggacgaagaaattacaccccgaggtaaacgtcgacgttctgccaaaggtccaacacgtacagagccaaggcaggaagtcgacttgcgtgtattagagcacttggagaaaagagctactgaaactgaagagggcaccttctgtcgcgctctctctaatattcttaaaagagtgccaatttccagacagataaggtgccaaacagcactaatggaagtcgtggaaatatttgcgacacatcctgacccacgtgcaatgcatcaggccatcgagtttcatagacgggggtgtgatgcaagcaccttcaactctgtccctccagcacctgcagcaaccgcgcaaggcatccagcatccgtcatatgtagactcaatgccgctattcagtgacgatcgttcagtttatggcatgccaggaccttctcagcaacagtatgggcacatgcagcagggggagtcagttccacgaccacatcatgaacctgcaccttcgcaatccttctacaatttataa